A window of the Hevea brasiliensis isolate MT/VB/25A 57/8 chromosome 6, ASM3005281v1, whole genome shotgun sequence genome harbors these coding sequences:
- the LOC131180595 gene encoding uncharacterized protein LOC131180595 yields the protein MHEGQDVREHVHTMIWLIEQLEALDFSMDFSLQMDLILQSLLGSFGSFITNFHMTKQECTLASLLNILVIAQGNMPGKRGKEVALVTSSSSGKTKKKNNNKKMLSFAPSPFGRMDM from the coding sequence atgcatgaaggccAGGATGTGAGAGAACATGTCCATACTATGATctggcttatagagcagctggaggCATTGGATTTTTCCATGGACTTTTCTctccagatggatttgatccttcaatccttgCTAGGGTCTTTTGGaagttttattacaaacttccatATGACAAAACAAGAATGCACTTTGGCTAGTCTTCTTAATATTCTTGTGATTGCTCAAGGTAATATGCCTGGTAAGAGGGGCAAGGAAGTGGCACTTGTTACTTCTTCTTCATCTGGTAAGaccaaaaagaagaacaacaacaaGAAGATGCTATCTTTCGCTCCTAGTCCTTTTGGTAGAAtggacatgtaa